The segment CCGATCTGAATTGGACCGTACGAGTGGCCTCGATTCAGGCCATCGGGCGGCTCCGTGATCGCTCGTCGATCCTTCGTCTGAAAGAGATGGCCGATTCCGATTCGGATCCGATGGTGCGTGAAACCGCCCGCCAGTGCCTCTCTCAAATAGAATCGGGGAGCGGACCCATTTTGATGGGAAACGAATGAATCCCTGCGAACAGCAGATTGTTCTGACCGATGAAGTTTTTCGGCTTCTTCGAGACATGATTTATGAGATCTCGGGGATCTATTTCTCCGACGATTCGAAGTTCATCATGGAAAGCCGGTTGCAGCAGAGCGTCAAGCGGAGACAGTTCACTCATTTCCGTGACTACTATTATTTTTTAAAATACGACCTAAAAAGAGATGAGGAGCTGGCTTCTTTAATCGACATCGTCACCATCCATGAAACCTACTTCTTTCGCGAGAATCAGCAGCTTCAGACGTTTAGCCAGGAGATCCTTCCGGAGCTGGCCCATATGGAGGAAAAAACAAAACAGTTGAAGATCTGGAGCGCGGGCTGCTCCACCGGCGAAGAGCCGTATACCCTCTCCATGTTGATCCTGGAAAGTCCGTTATTCCATGACTGGAGCGTTGAAATTTATGCCAGCGATATCAGCCAAAATGTCCTTCAGAGCGCGCGACGCGGCATTTACCAGCCGACCTCCTTCCGTTCGACGGACCCCTATTTTCAAAAGAAGTATTTCACGAAAGAAACGGCCGGATTTAAAATCAACGATCGGGTAAAAAAAAATGTCACTTTTCTCCACCTGAACCTGAACGATCGGGAGAGATGGATTCTGCTTCCCGCAGTGAACGCGGTCTTCTGCAGGAATGTCATTATCTACTTTGACATGACCGCGAAGAGGCGGGTGATCGAGGGGTTTTACGGAAAGTTGAAAGAGGGGGGGTATCTCCTCCTCGGCCATTCCGAATCGTTGATGAATCTTTCCACCCATTATGCGTTAAAACATTTCAAGAACGATCTTGTTTACCAAAAGCCGCTTCTCGCGAAACATGGATGAGAGGAAAGAGATGGAGAAAGGAAAGCTTCAACAAACGCCGATCAAACTCCTGATCGTTGATGATTCGCCGCTGTTTAGACAAATGATCAACGTCATTCTTCAGAAGTATCCCCACCTGGCTGTTGCGGGATTGGTGGAAAACGGCGAGAAGGCGATGCGGCTCGTCGTCGAGAAAAAACCCGATGTGATTCTCCTCGATCTGGAGATGCCCCATATCGACGGATTTACGTTTCTTCGCTGGCTGATGGCCTATTATCCGACCTCGGTATTGGTCGTCTCCGCCCGATCCGACGGCTACACTGTTTTCAGGGCGCTGGAGCTGGGGGCGTGTGATTTCTATGGAAAACCCGAACCGAACGGAACGCTCCTGGAGCAGCCGGAGGCGCTCATCTCAAAAATCGAGACCCTTTCTAAAATTCCAAAGGAGAGCTTGTCAAAAAAATATTCCAAGCTCACCCGTTCCAAAAAACGGGTCGAGGTCTCTCTTCAGCCCCCCAAACAGAGAGAAGGCCTCTCCCGGCTCTTGGCGATCGGGGCATCGACGGGGGGGCCCCCCGCCCTGGTTGAAATCATCTCGAATCTCTCGGAGGATCTCCCCATTCCGGTTGTGATCTCCCAGCATATGCCGCCCGGTTTCACCAAATCTTTTGCGGAGCGTCTGAATAAGTTGTCGCGCTTGCAGGTCTCGGAGGTCGGCGGGGGGGAGCCGCTGGAGGCCGGCCGGGTTTATATCGCCCCCGGCGGTTATCATCTTTTATTCGAAAAGATCGGCTCCCGGATTCATACTTGTCTGAAGGCGAAGGGAGAGACCGATCGATACGCCCCCTCGGTCGATCTGATGATGATCTCCGCCGCGGAGTTCTTCAAGGATGGCGTCTACGGGGTGGTCCTGACCGGGATGGGGGACGATGGAAAGATCGGATTGAAGAAGGTAAAAGAAACGGGGGGGATCACGCTCGCGGAGTCGGAGGAGACGGCGGTTGTTTTTGGAATGCCGCGAGAAGCAATCCAAGCGGGGGTCGTCGATCA is part of the Candidatus Manganitrophus noduliformans genome and harbors:
- a CDS encoding CheR family methyltransferase → MNPCEQQIVLTDEVFRLLRDMIYEISGIYFSDDSKFIMESRLQQSVKRRQFTHFRDYYYFLKYDLKRDEELASLIDIVTIHETYFFRENQQLQTFSQEILPELAHMEEKTKQLKIWSAGCSTGEEPYTLSMLILESPLFHDWSVEIYASDISQNVLQSARRGIYQPTSFRSTDPYFQKKYFTKETAGFKINDRVKKNVTFLHLNLNDRERWILLPAVNAVFCRNVIIYFDMTAKRRVIEGFYGKLKEGGYLLLGHSESLMNLSTHYALKHFKNDLVYQKPLLAKHG
- the cheB gene encoding chemotaxis-specific protein-glutamate methyltransferase CheB, whose translation is MEKGKLQQTPIKLLIVDDSPLFRQMINVILQKYPHLAVAGLVENGEKAMRLVVEKKPDVILLDLEMPHIDGFTFLRWLMAYYPTSVLVVSARSDGYTVFRALELGACDFYGKPEPNGTLLEQPEALISKIETLSKIPKESLSKKYSKLTRSKKRVEVSLQPPKQREGLSRLLAIGASTGGPPALVEIISNLSEDLPIPVVISQHMPPGFTKSFAERLNKLSRLQVSEVGGGEPLEAGRVYIAPGGYHLLFEKIGSRIHTCLKAKGETDRYAPSVDLMMISAAEFFKDGVYGVVLTGMGDDGKIGLKKVKETGGITLAESEETAVVFGMPREAIQAGVVDQVLPLHKIAAEITRHYRRFPK